A section of the Syntrophorhabdaceae bacterium genome encodes:
- a CDS encoding electron transfer flavoprotein subunit alpha/FixB family protein: protein MANDVWVYIEHKDGAVTPMSFELLGIGKTLADGFGSNVCAFVVGEKADDIAKEAFAYGASKVYAVEGAEYKGFRPDAYSKAAHFLLDKYKPEVALFRATSQGTDVAAASAALLGFGLCTDAIGLAVDGGKMKMTRAAFGGNYTVSVVNEKAVPQIATVRPKAFAMPAKDASKSGEVVKEAFSVAEADLNTKVLEFLQSATAVNLVEADIIVTGGRGVG from the coding sequence ATGGCTAACGATGTATGGGTATATATAGAACATAAAGATGGAGCGGTAACACCGATGTCTTTTGAACTTCTGGGCATTGGAAAGACGCTGGCAGACGGGTTTGGTTCCAACGTGTGCGCTTTCGTAGTCGGTGAAAAGGCCGACGACATAGCCAAAGAGGCTTTCGCCTATGGCGCTTCCAAGGTATATGCCGTGGAAGGAGCTGAATACAAGGGTTTCAGGCCAGACGCATACTCAAAGGCTGCACATTTCCTTCTTGATAAGTATAAACCGGAAGTGGCGCTTTTCAGGGCAACAAGCCAGGGCACTGATGTTGCGGCAGCAAGCGCGGCATTGCTTGGTTTCGGGCTTTGCACCGACGCTATCGGCCTTGCCGTCGATGGCGGCAAGATGAAGATGACGAGGGCAGCCTTTGGCGGCAACTACACAGTATCGGTGGTGAACGAAAAGGCAGTCCCCCAGATAGCGACAGTGAGGCCCAAGGCATTCGCGATGCCCGCAAAGGATGCGTCAAAAAGCGGTGAAGTGGTAAAAGAGGCTTTTTCAGTTGCAGAGGCTGATCTGAACACGAAGGTCCTTGAGTTCCTGCAGTCGGCAACGGCGGTGAACCTCGTAGAGGCAGATATCATCGTGACAGGCGGCAGGGGCGTAGG
- a CDS encoding electron transfer flavoprotein subunit beta/FixA family protein — protein MKIAVCLKQVPDTEAEIKWDIPSGTLKRDGMDSITNPFDEFALEEALLTRENYDGEIVAISMGPEKAADVLRNALALTVNAVQQVSDPAFAGSDTYATAYVLAEAIKKIGDVDVVFAGKQSTDGNTGVVSAELAAILGWSQLTYVSKVRSIDAAGKKIVVERAIEGGNEVVEAKLPAVVSVIKGINEPRLPNLMGIRKAAKVEIPKWNAGDLGVDAGKVGAAGSCTKVVEIAVPPPRGAGEILKGEIEDIANTLTDKLIDLKVIK, from the coding sequence GTGAAGATAGCTGTATGTTTAAAACAGGTTCCTGATACCGAAGCAGAGATCAAATGGGACATTCCGAGCGGAACATTGAAGAGAGATGGAATGGATTCGATCACCAACCCATTTGATGAGTTTGCCTTAGAGGAAGCGCTGCTCACGAGAGAGAACTATGATGGTGAGATCGTTGCGATCAGCATGGGCCCGGAAAAGGCTGCGGATGTCCTGAGGAACGCCCTTGCGCTGACCGTCAATGCGGTGCAGCAGGTCAGTGATCCGGCGTTTGCCGGCTCCGACACATATGCAACGGCCTATGTGCTTGCCGAGGCGATCAAGAAGATCGGCGATGTGGACGTGGTATTCGCCGGAAAGCAGTCTACTGACGGCAATACCGGTGTTGTAAGCGCAGAGCTTGCTGCAATTCTTGGCTGGAGCCAGCTCACATATGTATCAAAGGTTCGTTCGATCGATGCGGCAGGCAAAAAGATCGTCGTGGAAAGGGCCATTGAAGGCGGCAACGAGGTCGTTGAGGCAAAACTCCCCGCCGTGGTTTCTGTTATCAAGGGCATAAATGAGCCGAGACTCCCGAATCTCATGGGTATCAGAAAGGCTGCGAAGGTCGAGATCCCGAAGTGGAACGCAGGCGATCTCGGTGTGGACGCGGGCAAGGTTGGAGCTGCCGGTTCCTGTACAAAGGTTGTTGAGATTGCTGTGCCACCTCCAAGGGGTGCAGGTGAGATCCTGAAAGGTGAAATTGAAGACATCGCGAATACGCTCACCGATAAACTGATTGACCTGAAAGTCATAAAATAA